Part of the Sphaerochaeta associata genome is shown below.
ATACGGGACGATGTCTGGGAGATGGTCCAAAAGCCTCTTCGCTTGGTGTATGCTCATCACAAGGGTATCGCCAACAGGCAGCGCGAAGGTATCGGCCTGCTTTTCGATGCGCTCTCGGCAAGCGGGTTTGCCATGCAGATCATGCATGACTCACGCCCGGCAAGCGGTGCAGAACATCTGATCAGCCATATTTGGGAGATGGAACACCTGAGCAAGGACGGTCTGCCGGTAAGCCATGGGTTCAAGGTCGCGGTAGGGACGATGGCAATCGCTCACCTCTATGAAGAACTTGCCATGCTGGATGTTACTGAATGTTATGGCAAGCCCACCCAAAGCTGGGAGGAGCGGAAGCAGGCAATTCTCTCCTTCTTTTCCAATAAAACGGTAGCCGAGGAAGCTCTTTCCGTCTCCAAGGCGAAGTTCTTGGAAGGGAAGGCCTTGCAGGCAAGACGAAAGGCGTTGATTGCCCTGCTGCCCACCCTGAAGGAGCGAATCTCCGTACAGCTTCCTCCTTCCAAGGAGCTGAGGGATTCTCTTATTGAAGTGGGCTGTCCCGTGCATCCGAGCCACATCAATGCAACGCTCGAGGACTTGAAGCGGGCCGTGACCGGGGCGCAGATGATTCGCAATCGCTATACCGTGCTCGACCTTTATTATGAGCTTGGACTGTTCGACCGGGCGCTGCAGAGCTTGGAAGCGCTCAGCGGAAGAGTTGGTTGATGCTCTTCTGTATTTCCATTTCCAACGACTCAATGTCGAGGTTCTGTACTGCAGGACTGAACGGTTCAAACGAGAAGGTTCCCCGATAGCCGCTGTTG
Proteins encoded:
- a CDS encoding sn-glycerol-1-phosphate dehydrogenase, with translation MDTKISLVQRGALKKVGSTFVEAFGHTNALLIADGNTLRIGGFATARSLQKAGIEVRQFIFPAHPQPYADEHSIAQVRLSLEMDNSIAVVLGSGTLNDITKRASSELDRPYMVVATAPSVDGYTSYGAAVSIKGFKQTLSCAAPMVVLADTDILCEAPAEMIASGYGDCMAKYTAGMDWILADLLGVQPIRDDVWEMVQKPLRLVYAHHKGIANRQREGIGLLFDALSASGFAMQIMHDSRPASGAEHLISHIWEMEHLSKDGLPVSHGFKVAVGTMAIAHLYEELAMLDVTECYGKPTQSWEERKQAILSFFSNKTVAEEALSVSKAKFLEGKALQARRKALIALLPTLKERISVQLPPSKELRDSLIEVGCPVHPSHINATLEDLKRAVTGAQMIRNRYTVLDLYYELGLFDRALQSLEALSGRVG